The genomic segment TAATTAAAATGTATAAATCTTTTGAGGCGTAACGCAATAATCCAATTTTATATCAGATTCAAAAATATCATCAATTTGATTTACTGATTCAAAAAAAGAAAGACCAATTTTTACAGTTTCAGGTTTGCAGTTTGCCAAAAACTTATCGTAAAAACCTTTTCCGTAACCAATTCTATTTCCAAAAACATCAAAAGCCAAAAGCGGTACAAAAACAACCTCAATATTTTCTACCGGAACCGGAAGTCCGTTTACAGGTTCAGGAATATTATATTCGTTTTTTTTGATTTTGGTATTATCCGTCAATAAAAAATGAGTCATTTCTCTGGTTTCAAAATCGCTTTTTGAGATTACGATTTCTTTATCTTTTCCGGAAAGCAAATGCAGAATAAATTCGGTATCAATTTCTTTTTGTTCTACAATTGGCAGAAAAACATGATAATAAGTTTTATCCCAAATAGGTAATTGAATTAAATTATTGGCAATAGCCAGGCTTTTTTCTTCGATATCATTTTCAGAAAATGTTGCACGAAGATTTTTATAATGAAGTCGTAATTCTTTTTTACTCGTCGTCATTTACAGGAGAATTTTTAGAAATATGATAAATCGCATCGCCTTCATAAACAATCGGCGAATGATTGGCATTAATAACATATCCGTCGTGCGGCGCTTTTACTTTCTGCTCAAACTTCCCAAACGGATCTGTAATAATTGCCAAAATAGTTCCTTTGGTTACAAATTTACCAACCATATTATAATCATGGAGCAAACCGGAACATTTTGCACGAAGCCAAACCGAATATTTTATATAAATAGAAGATTCTACAGCAGGTTCAATAAGGTGTTTTGGATCGAGCATATTCAAATAATCCAGTAAACGTTTCACGCCTTTTATTCCTTCATTTGCAACAGCATCGTTTATATCGAGAGATTTTCCTCCTTCAAAAAGTAACATTTTTATACCGGCTTTTTCGCAAGTATTTCTAAAAGAACCGCCAATATTTCTGGAATACAAAGTAAAGGGCGCATTAAAAATATCTGCCAGTAATTTCAATTCCATATTATTTTCGGTAATTCGAATCTGCGGAACATTGAAACGGCTTGCACCGCCGGCATGAAAATCGACTGCATAATCTATAATGGGTAAAATTTCTTCCACAATGTGATACGCAAACCGGCTTGCCAAAGAACCTTTTTTACTTCCCGGAAAAACGCGGTTTAAATCACGACCGTCAGGAAATTCGCGGGATTTATTGACAAATCCGTACATGTTGATAATCGGAATACAAATTATAGTTCCTCTCTGCGGACGGTTTATTTTTTTGCTGATGATCTGCCGAACGACTTCTACTCCGTTTATTTCGTCGCCGTGAATTCCTGCCGAAAATAAAACAACTGGACCTTCAAGCTTTGAACGGCGCACAATTACAGGAATATTTAATTTTGTTGTGGTGTGTAATCGTGCAATTTCGACATTTATGGTTTTATGTTCTCCCGGCAAAATCGATTCACCAAAAATAACAAGGGGCTTACTATTTTTCATGTAGAATTATAAAAGCTAAATATAGAAATTATTCTTTTGATTTCGTAAATTTGAAACTAAATCACTGTTAAGCTTTTTTCAGAAATCGGAATGGTTTTTGAAATCGCTTTTCAACTATCTTCAGAAACAAAACAGAATGTCAAAACCGTCCTTAGATTTACAAATTCACACCCTGCCGGACAATCCCGGTGTGTATCAATATTACGATAAAGACGGGAAAATTTTATATGTCGGCAAAGCCAAAAATTTAAAAAAAAGGGTTTCTTCTTATTTCAATAAAATTCACGATACCCGAAAAACAAATGTTCTGGTTAGAAAAATTGTAACCATAAAACACATCGTAGTTCCAACAGAAACTGACGCACTTTTACTGGAAAACAATTTAATAAAAACGCTTCAGCCCAGATATAATGTTTTGCTGCGCGATGATAAAAGTTATCCTTGGATTTGTATCAAAAAAGAACCTTTTTCGAGAATTTTTCTAACCCGAAGAATGATAAAAGACGGCTCTGAATATTTTGGACCGTACACCAATTTCAAAATGGTATATACGATTCTGGATTTAATAAAAGAATTGTATCCGCTGCGAACCTGTAATTATGATTTAAGTGAATCGAATATTAATTCAGGCAAATTTAAAGTTTGTCTGGAATATCATATTGGCAATTGCAAAGGTCCTTGCGAAGGCATAGAATCTTTGGAAGATTACCAAAGACAAGTCGATGCAATCCGCGAAATTTTGAAAGGAAATTTTAAGGAAAGTATGAAAGATTTCAAGCGTTTAATGAATCAATATGCGCAGAATTTGCAATTTGAAGAAGCGCAGAAAATCAAAGAAAAAATAGAAATTCTGGAAAATTACCAATCGAGATCAACAATTGTAAATCCGAAGATTACCAATATTGATGTTTTCTCGATTGTTTCAGATGAAAGTGCGGCTTATATCAACTTTTTGCAGATTTCCCACGGTTCGATTATCCGTTCTCATACTTTAGAAATCAAGAAAAAACTAGACGAAAGCGACGAAGAATTATTAGAACTCGCTATTGTTGAACTTCGTGAACGTTTTCAATTATTATCTAAAGAAATTATTGTTCCGTTTGAATTGGATTTGGGCGAAAAAATAAAAGTAACCGTTCCGCAGCTTGGCGATAAAAAACAGATTCTGGATTTATCGATTCGAAATGCCAAATTCTACCGAATTGAACAACTGAAACAACTTCAGATTGTAGATCCGGATCGTCACGTAAACCGAATTATGGCACAGATGCAGAAAGATTTACGTCTTCCGGTTGAGCCTCGCCATATTGAATGTTTCGATAACTCGAATATTCAGGGAACTAATCCGGTTGCGGCCTGCGTAGTTTTTAAAGACGGAAAACCGAGTAAAAAAGATTACCGTCATTTTAATGTAAAAACGGTTGAAGGTCCCGATGATTTTGCTTCGATGACAGAAATTGTATATCGCCGTTACAAAAGATTATTAGACGAAAATGAACCTCTGCCGCAATTAATTATTATTGATGGTGGAAAAGGACAATTGTCTTCTGCCTTAAAAAGTATTGACGAATTAGGTTTACGAGGAAAAGTGGCTGTTATCGGGATTGCAAAACGTTTGGAAGAACTTTTTTATCCCGGAGATTCGATTCCGTTGTACCTTGATAAAAAATCAGAAACGTTAAAAGTGATTCAGCAATTGCGAAACGAAGCCCATAGATTTGGAATCACTTTTCACAGAGATAAACGAAGTAAAGCTGCGCTAAATTCCTCAGTAGAAAGCATTCCGGGAATTGGAGAAAAAACGATGCTTACGTTAATACAACATTTCAAAAGTGTTAAAAGATTGAAATTAGCAACAGAAAAAGAAATATCTGCCGTTGTTGGAGTATCAAAAGCCAAAAAAATTGTCGAATTTTACAAAACCAATTAGCAAATTTTTATGCGCCTAAATCAGTTGTCCATTTCAAATATCAGGTCAAAAGGATTTTATTCCAATGCCTCTGTTAAGGTATGGAACACTGTATTCCTGTTTTCTGGTTTCTTTTTGCTTTTTTCTGCAAAAACATTTTCGCAAGAAGTAAAACAAGACAGCGTAAAAAGACCAAAAATCGGTTTGGTATTAAGCGGCGGCGGCGCCAAAGGTTTTGCACATATTGGTGTTTTAAAAGTTCTGGAAGAAGCCGGACTCAAAATCGATTATATTGGCGGAACCAGTATGGGATCTGTTATTGGCGGACTCTACGCCTCAGGCTACAATGCTTCTCAAATTGATTCTATTTTTAAGAAAACCAATTTCGACGAATTGATAAACGATTATATTCCGCGTTCATCAAAAAACTTTTATGGTAAAAAAAATGATGAATTATATGCCATCGTTTTACCATTTAGCAAATTTAGAGTCGGCATTCCTGAAGCACTTTCAAAAGGAATGTACAATTATAATTTATTGAGCAGTTTAACGAGAAACGTTCGCCATGTTCGTGATTTCAATCAACTGCCTACTCCGTTTTTATGCATCGGAACCAATATTGAAACCGGTGAAGAAGTACTTCTTAATAAAGGAAATCTAGTTCAGGCTATGATGGCGAGTGCTGCTTTTCCTTCGTTGTTTACTCCCGTAGAAATTGACGGAAATTTATTGGTAGATGGCGGCGTTGTAAACAATTATCCAATTAAAGAAGTTCGAAATCTGGGAGCTGATATTATTATTGGTGTAGACGTTCAGGACGATTTGATGAAGCGAAAAAACCTTAAAAACGCAACAAGAATTTTGGTACAGATTACCAATCTTCAGTCTATCGAAAAAATGAAAAGCAAAATTAAAGACACTGATGTTTACATAAAACCAGACATTCGTGACTATGGCGTAATTTCATTTGATAAAGGTGAAGAAATCATCCGAAAAGGCGAAGAAGCCGCTTTTGCCGTTTACGAAAAAATCAAATCATTGGTAACCGAAGACAATTTCTATAAAAAACCTAAGCTAAAAGTTGCTACAGATACCCTTGAGATTCAAAAAATAAATACCGACAGATTAGATAATTATACTAAAGAATACATTAGAGGTAAACTCCGTTTTAAACCCGGAAGCACTATCACTTATGATGATCTAAAAACGGGTATTAATAATTTGAATGCGACTCAAAACTTTAGCACTATTTCATATTGTCTGCAGCCTGATGGTGATAAAGATGATCTGGATTTGGTTTTAAAAGAAAACCCAACGCAGACTTTTTTAAAACTGGGACTTCATTATGATGGTCTTTACAAAAGTGCTGTTTTGCTGAATCTTACTCATAAAAAGACATTTCTAAAAAATGACGTTACTTCTCTGGATATCATTTTAGGAGATAATTTTAGGTATGATTTTAATTATTATGTCGAAAACGGTTTTAATATCAGCTTTGGTTTTCGTTCCAGACTAAGTCAGTTCAACAGAAATGTAACCACAAGTTTGGGCGGTCTGGTTTCAGAAAACCCTAATTTAAACCTTATAAATGTAGATTTTCTTGATTTGAACAATCAGGCTTATTTTCAAACCATTTTTGTTCAGAAATTTTTAATGGGTGGTGGTTTAGAATATAAATATCTAAAAATAAACTCTCCTACACTTACCGGCGAAGGAAACATAATTGATAAAAGCAATTATTTTAGTGCTTTTGCTTATTTAAAATATGACTCATTTGACGACAAATATTTTCCAAGTTCAGGATTGTATTTTTCTACAGATTTACAGACTTATATGGCTTCATCAGACTATACGAATAAGTTTAAGCCATTTTCTATAGCAAAAGCCGAAGTCTCTCTTGTCAAAACTTTTTTCAAAAAAGCCACTGTAAAAATTGGTGCCGATGCCGGATTTAATATTGGCAGTGACAGCGTTCCGTTTTTCGATTTTATATTTGGAGGTTACGGATATAGCAAGATCAATAATTTCAATTATTTTTACGGATATGACTTTCTAAGTATTGCCGCAAATAGTTTTATAAAAGCAGATATTAAGCTTGATTACGAAATTTTAAAAAAGAACCACGTAAATTTTTCTGCTAATTTTGCGAATCTTGGTGATGATATTTTTACAAATGTAGACTGGGTTTCTATGCCTAAATACACCGGTTATGCACTAGGCTATGGTCTCGAAACTATAATTGGCCCAATCGAAGTAAAACAATCCTGGTCGCCTCAAACATCTAAGAGTTTTACATGGTTTAGCATTGGGTTTATATTTTAGTTGATTTTTTATAAATATTTTATGTTATAAATAATATAATATGTAATTTTGGTCAATAAAATTTACGACATTTGTTATAATGAAAACAAATTGGACAGGTTTATTAGAGTATCTTCAATTCCTCATTAAGAGAAATCCGGAATAATGGCTCTATCGAATTGAGATGATTAGTCAGTCAAAAAGATTGAACCGATTATCTATTTCTTCAATTCAAATTTTCGAATTATCTAATTTACAAATTATCTAATTGAAAAAGCCATGCCACTATATCATAAACTTGGGGATTTTCCTCAAAAAAGACACACGCAATTCGAAAAACCAAACGGCGGATTTTACTACGAACAGTTATTTGGAACAGAAGGTTTTCACGGACATTCGTCTCTGTCTTACCATGTTCACAGACCAACACAGGTTAAAGAAATTTTAAACTCTTATTCGGTTGAACCTAAAATTGCAATCGGAAAAAATATAAAATCACTTCTTTTTAAAGGGTTTGAATTAAAACCTGAAAATGATTTTCTGGACAGCCGAAAAGCAATGTTAGTCAATAAAGACTGTATTATTGGTTTGGCTGCGCCGAAAGAATCGCTTCGAAATTATTTCTACAAAAATGCCGATGCCGATGAAATGCTTTTCATCCACAGAGGAAAAGGAAAATTAAGAACCATGTTAGGAAATATTCCGTTTGAATATGGTGATTACTTAATTATTCCGCGCGGTATTATTTATCAAATCGATTTCGAAACAGAAGATAACCGACTATTTTATGTAGAATCGTATTCTCCATTTTATACTCCAAAACGATACAAAAACCAATCGGGTCAGCATTTAGAACATTCTCCATTTTGCGAGCGCGATTTTATTTTGCCAAACGAATTGGAAACACACGATGAAAAAGGTGATTTTTTAATTAAAATCAAAAAAGAAGGCATGATTCACGAAGTGGTTTATGCCACACATCCTTTTGACGTTGTGGGCTGGGACGGATATAATTTCCCATACGGATTTTCGATTCACAACTTTGAACCTATAACGGGACGTGTTCACCAACCGCCTCCGGTACACCAGACTTTTGAAACAGCAGCTTTTGTTGTTTGTTCATTCTGTCCTAGACTTTACGATTATCACCCAAAAGCCATTCCAGCACCGTACAATCACAGCAATATAGATTCTGACGAAGTTCTATATTATGTAGATGGCGATTTTATGAGCCGTAATAATATTGAGCAAGGTCATATTACTTTACATCCAAAAGGAATTCCACACGGTCCGGCGCCAGGCGCGATGGAACGCAGCATTGGTCATAAAGAAACTCAGGAATTAGCCGTTATGGTTGATACTTTCAGACCATTAATGGTTACTGAAGAAGCTATGGGATTAGACGACGGTCAATATTACAAATCCTGGACGGAGTAGTTTCTGTCTTGTAACGCAAAGTTCACAAAGGATTTTTCGCAAAGTTCACGAAGATTTTTTAAAGAAGTTTTATCAAACTAAGTTCACAAAGCTTTGCGTTCTTCATGATTTTATAAAATCTAACTTAAAAAAATCTTTGCGCCCTTTGCGTTAAAAAAAATTAAACACAACATTCGGTTTTTCCAAATAACCGATTAAACAAATAAACATCATGAGTAAAGAAGTTAAATCAGTAGAATACGGATTAGAAAAAATATTTGAAGGAGCGCAGGATTTCCTTCCATTATTAGGAACAGATTATGTAGAATTTTATGTAGGAAATGCAAAGCAGGCTGCACATTATTACAAATCTGCATTTGGATATCAGTCTTTGGCTTACGCAGGATTAGAAACCGGAGTAAAAGACAGAGCATCTTATGTTTTAAAACAAGATAAAATCAGAATTGTTTTGACAACGCCATTAACGGCTGATTCTCCAATCAACGAACATTTAAAAAAACATGGCGACGGTGTAAAAGTGGCTGCGCTTTGGGTTGAAGATGCTACAAAATCATACGAAGAAACTATGAAACGCGGCGCGCGTTCATTCATGGAACCAACTGTTGAGGAAGATGAATTTGGACAAGTGGTTCGTTCTGGAATTTATACTTACGGAGAAACTGTTCACATTTTCGTGGAAAGAAAAAATTATAACGGAGTTTTCCTTCCTGGTTATAGAGAATGGAAATCTGACTTTAACCCAGAATCTACCGGATTAAAATACATTGACCACATGGTTGGAAACGTGGGCTGGAACGAAATGAATACCTGGGTTAAATTCTACGAAGAAGTTATGGGATTTGTAAATTTCCTTTCTTTCGACGACAAACAAATTACTACAGAATATTCAGCATTGATGAGTAAAGTAATGTCAAACGGAAATGGAAGAATTAAATTTCCAATTAATGAACCAGCAGAAGGAAAGAAAAAATCACAGATTGAAGAGTATTTAGATTTCTACGGCGGGCCTGGAATTCAGCATATCGCTATTGCAACAGATGATATTATCAAAACCGTATCGCAGCTAAGAGCGCGTGGTGTAGAATTTTTATCAGCTCCTCCTCATACATATTACCAAGCAATCCCGGAAAGATTAGGTGTTCACATGGATATGATGAAAGAAGATTTAAACGAAATTGAAAAGCTTGCCATTATGGTCGACGCCGATGAAGATGGTTACCTTTTACAGATTTTTACGAAGCCTGTTCAGGACCGTCCTACCCTTTTCTTCGAAATTATTCAAAGAATGGGTGCAAAAGGATTCGGTGCAGGGAACTTTAAAGCTCTTTTTGAGTCAATTGAGAGAGAACAAGAATTGAGAGGAACTCTATAAAAACGCATTATTTTTGCATTATGCAAAAAAATTCTCCGTAAAACGTTGGTTTTTATGCAAATGTTATGTTAAACTTGACTTTTGCTATTTATTTTTGAACTTTCTATCTATCTTTGCACTCGCAAATCAAGAAGGGGTGGTTTCCTTCTGAATTGATATAAATTTCATAATTTATAGTTTTTTGGTTAGTTAATAGCATAAAAACTCAGTCTTCGTGGCTGAGTTTTTTTGTTTTTGTACATTTGGAATAGAATTTGCATTTCTCTATCTTTATAATAGAATGTAAAAAATGTACTATGAAAAAGTTCATCCTCACTATATTAATTCTCTCTGCATTTAGTTTCGACACACAAAAGGAAGACGCTTTTGGCACAGGAGAATATTTCAAATTCAGAATTCATTACG from the Flavobacterium sp. genome contains:
- a CDS encoding 5-formyltetrahydrofolate cyclo-ligase codes for the protein MTTSKKELRLHYKNLRATFSENDIEEKSLAIANNLIQLPIWDKTYYHVFLPIVEQKEIDTEFILHLLSGKDKEIVISKSDFETREMTHFLLTDNTKIKKNEYNIPEPVNGLPVPVENIEVVFVPLLAFDVFGNRIGYGKGFYDKFLANCKPETVKIGLSFFESVNQIDDIFESDIKLDYCVTPQKIYTF
- a CDS encoding succinylglutamate desuccinylase/aspartoacylase family protein; the encoded protein is MKNSKPLVIFGESILPGEHKTINVEIARLHTTTKLNIPVIVRRSKLEGPVVLFSAGIHGDEINGVEVVRQIISKKINRPQRGTIICIPIINMYGFVNKSREFPDGRDLNRVFPGSKKGSLASRFAYHIVEEILPIIDYAVDFHAGGASRFNVPQIRITENNMELKLLADIFNAPFTLYSRNIGGSFRNTCEKAGIKMLLFEGGKSLDINDAVANEGIKGVKRLLDYLNMLDPKHLIEPAVESSIYIKYSVWLRAKCSGLLHDYNMVGKFVTKGTILAIITDPFGKFEQKVKAPHDGYVINANHSPIVYEGDAIYHISKNSPVNDDE
- the uvrC gene encoding excinuclease ABC subunit UvrC; this translates as MSKPSLDLQIHTLPDNPGVYQYYDKDGKILYVGKAKNLKKRVSSYFNKIHDTRKTNVLVRKIVTIKHIVVPTETDALLLENNLIKTLQPRYNVLLRDDKSYPWICIKKEPFSRIFLTRRMIKDGSEYFGPYTNFKMVYTILDLIKELYPLRTCNYDLSESNINSGKFKVCLEYHIGNCKGPCEGIESLEDYQRQVDAIREILKGNFKESMKDFKRLMNQYAQNLQFEEAQKIKEKIEILENYQSRSTIVNPKITNIDVFSIVSDESAAYINFLQISHGSIIRSHTLEIKKKLDESDEELLELAIVELRERFQLLSKEIIVPFELDLGEKIKVTVPQLGDKKQILDLSIRNAKFYRIEQLKQLQIVDPDRHVNRIMAQMQKDLRLPVEPRHIECFDNSNIQGTNPVAACVVFKDGKPSKKDYRHFNVKTVEGPDDFASMTEIVYRRYKRLLDENEPLPQLIIIDGGKGQLSSALKSIDELGLRGKVAVIGIAKRLEELFYPGDSIPLYLDKKSETLKVIQQLRNEAHRFGITFHRDKRSKAALNSSVESIPGIGEKTMLTLIQHFKSVKRLKLATEKEISAVVGVSKAKKIVEFYKTN
- a CDS encoding patatin-like phospholipase family protein, giving the protein MRLNQLSISNIRSKGFYSNASVKVWNTVFLFSGFFLLFSAKTFSQEVKQDSVKRPKIGLVLSGGGAKGFAHIGVLKVLEEAGLKIDYIGGTSMGSVIGGLYASGYNASQIDSIFKKTNFDELINDYIPRSSKNFYGKKNDELYAIVLPFSKFRVGIPEALSKGMYNYNLLSSLTRNVRHVRDFNQLPTPFLCIGTNIETGEEVLLNKGNLVQAMMASAAFPSLFTPVEIDGNLLVDGGVVNNYPIKEVRNLGADIIIGVDVQDDLMKRKNLKNATRILVQITNLQSIEKMKSKIKDTDVYIKPDIRDYGVISFDKGEEIIRKGEEAAFAVYEKIKSLVTEDNFYKKPKLKVATDTLEIQKINTDRLDNYTKEYIRGKLRFKPGSTITYDDLKTGINNLNATQNFSTISYCLQPDGDKDDLDLVLKENPTQTFLKLGLHYDGLYKSAVLLNLTHKKTFLKNDVTSLDIILGDNFRYDFNYYVENGFNISFGFRSRLSQFNRNVTTSLGGLVSENPNLNLINVDFLDLNNQAYFQTIFVQKFLMGGGLEYKYLKINSPTLTGEGNIIDKSNYFSAFAYLKYDSFDDKYFPSSGLYFSTDLQTYMASSDYTNKFKPFSIAKAEVSLVKTFFKKATVKIGADAGFNIGSDSVPFFDFIFGGYGYSKINNFNYFYGYDFLSIAANSFIKADIKLDYEILKKNHVNFSANFANLGDDIFTNVDWVSMPKYTGYALGYGLETIIGPIEVKQSWSPQTSKSFTWFSIGFIF
- a CDS encoding homogentisate 1,2-dioxygenase; translated protein: MPLYHKLGDFPQKRHTQFEKPNGGFYYEQLFGTEGFHGHSSLSYHVHRPTQVKEILNSYSVEPKIAIGKNIKSLLFKGFELKPENDFLDSRKAMLVNKDCIIGLAAPKESLRNYFYKNADADEMLFIHRGKGKLRTMLGNIPFEYGDYLIIPRGIIYQIDFETEDNRLFYVESYSPFYTPKRYKNQSGQHLEHSPFCERDFILPNELETHDEKGDFLIKIKKEGMIHEVVYATHPFDVVGWDGYNFPYGFSIHNFEPITGRVHQPPPVHQTFETAAFVVCSFCPRLYDYHPKAIPAPYNHSNIDSDEVLYYVDGDFMSRNNIEQGHITLHPKGIPHGPAPGAMERSIGHKETQELAVMVDTFRPLMVTEEAMGLDDGQYYKSWTE
- the hppD gene encoding 4-hydroxyphenylpyruvate dioxygenase translates to MSKEVKSVEYGLEKIFEGAQDFLPLLGTDYVEFYVGNAKQAAHYYKSAFGYQSLAYAGLETGVKDRASYVLKQDKIRIVLTTPLTADSPINEHLKKHGDGVKVAALWVEDATKSYEETMKRGARSFMEPTVEEDEFGQVVRSGIYTYGETVHIFVERKNYNGVFLPGYREWKSDFNPESTGLKYIDHMVGNVGWNEMNTWVKFYEEVMGFVNFLSFDDKQITTEYSALMSKVMSNGNGRIKFPINEPAEGKKKSQIEEYLDFYGGPGIQHIAIATDDIIKTVSQLRARGVEFLSAPPHTYYQAIPERLGVHMDMMKEDLNEIEKLAIMVDADEDGYLLQIFTKPVQDRPTLFFEIIQRMGAKGFGAGNFKALFESIEREQELRGTL